A segment of the Filifactor alocis ATCC 35896 genome:
AAAAATTGAAAAAGACACTTATTTCTTTGAAGAACTGATAAATCAATTGTTAGAGAGAGAGAGGTAAACGGAATGCAGGGTATTCATCAATTGTTACAGAATAAAGTGCTTGGAGTAGCAATATTGTGTTGGTTTGTTGCACAAACTCTTAAAGTGATTTTTACGATTATAATAGATAGGAGATTTGATTTTACCAGATTTGTCGGTTCGGGTGGAATGCCAAGTTCTCACTCTTCTTTTGTGATTGGATTGGCAAATTCAGTTGGATTGACAGAGGGTTATGATTCTACAATATTTGCGCTTTCTCTTGTGTTTGCGTTGGTAGTGATGTATGATGCGGCAGGAGTGAGACAATCTGTGGGACAACAAGCTGTTATTTTAAACCAGTTGTTTGATATGTCAGATAAACAAAGCAAAGTGTGGAGAGATTATGATAAATTAAAAGAATTGGTGGGACATACACCTATTGAAGTTTTTTTTGGTGCATTGTTAGGAATTATTCTATCTACAGTTTTGATATAATAGAGAAAGTAGTGTGGTGTGAAATTGAAACAACGATTAGATATTTTGTTGGTGGAAAGAAATTTTTTTACTTCCAGAGAACGAGCTAAAAGGAATATTATGGCAGGAAAAGTATTGGTTGATAACCGTGTCATAGATAAAGCCGGAATGATGATTGATGCAGATGCTGAAATTAGAGTGAAAGAAGATGTAATCCCGTATGTTTCTCGTGGAGGATTGAAATTGGAAAAAGCCATGAAATCATTCCTTATTTCGTTAGAAAACAAAGTATGTATGGATATAGGAGCTTCTACGGGAGGTTTTACCGATTGTATGCTTCGAAACGGTGCAACACGAGTATATTCTGTAGATGTAGGATACGGTCAATTGGATTGGAAACTACGAAATGATGATAGAGTGGTTGTTTTGGAACGCACTAATATCAGAAAATTGACAACGGAAAAAGTTGATTCACAGATAGATTTTTTTAGTATAGATGTCTCTTTTATTTCGCTAAAATTGGTATTTCCTACACTTAGAACATTTTCGAAAGAATATTTTCAATGTGTAGCATTGATTAAACCGCAATTTGAAGTAGGAAAAGAAGAAGTTGGAAAAAACGGAGTAGTTCGAGATGTATCCAAACACAAAAAGGCAATTGAAATGTGTGTTGGATATGCAAAAGAAAATAACTTTAGAATATTAGGTCTGACATGGTCTCCTATACGAGGACCGAAGGGAAATATAGAGTATTTATTGTACTTTGATTCTTCG
Coding sequences within it:
- a CDS encoding divergent PAP2 family protein, translated to MQGIHQLLQNKVLGVAILCWFVAQTLKVIFTIIIDRRFDFTRFVGSGGMPSSHSSFVIGLANSVGLTEGYDSTIFALSLVFALVVMYDAAGVRQSVGQQAVILNQLFDMSDKQSKVWRDYDKLKELVGHTPIEVFFGALLGIILSTVLI
- a CDS encoding TlyA family RNA methyltransferase; amino-acid sequence: MKQRLDILLVERNFFTSRERAKRNIMAGKVLVDNRVIDKAGMMIDADAEIRVKEDVIPYVSRGGLKLEKAMKSFLISLENKVCMDIGASTGGFTDCMLRNGATRVYSVDVGYGQLDWKLRNDDRVVVLERTNIRKLTTEKVDSQIDFFSIDVSFISLKLVFPTLRTFSKEYFQCVALIKPQFEVGKEEVGKNGVVRDVSKHKKAIEMCVGYAKENNFRILGLTWSPIRGPKGNIEYLLYFDSSENEDCIIDIDKVVSQSHEEDNVEDMLC